A stretch of the Haloplanus aerogenes genome encodes the following:
- a CDS encoding DNA-directed RNA polymerase subunit D — protein MVADFDVEFIERDDRNARFLVRGATPAFANGIRRAMIADVPTFSIDTVRFVENSSVMFDEMIGLRLGLVPLTTPLDDFEVGDEVTLALDVEGPATAYSGDIETSDEMVQPADNNIPIIELKEQQRIEFEADAVLDRGRDHAKHQGGVAVGYRHLQRVEVVDDAGEFDEQEPNILRGVIETEDGELVPTSEFDHDLTERYPGKEIEVHDVPDAFVFHVETDGSFSVEELVTRAVESIGDRAAELESKVAV, from the coding sequence ATGGTAGCCGACTTCGACGTCGAGTTCATCGAACGCGACGACCGGAACGCACGGTTCCTGGTTCGGGGAGCGACGCCGGCCTTCGCCAACGGCATCCGCCGGGCGATGATCGCCGACGTGCCGACGTTCTCCATCGACACCGTCCGGTTCGTCGAGAACTCGTCGGTGATGTTCGACGAGATGATCGGCCTCCGACTGGGGCTGGTGCCGCTGACGACCCCCCTCGACGACTTCGAGGTGGGCGACGAAGTGACGCTGGCACTCGACGTGGAGGGTCCGGCGACGGCCTACTCGGGCGACATCGAAACGTCCGACGAGATGGTCCAGCCGGCCGACAACAACATCCCGATCATCGAACTCAAAGAGCAACAGCGGATCGAATTCGAGGCCGACGCCGTGCTGGACCGTGGCCGCGACCACGCCAAACATCAGGGCGGCGTGGCCGTCGGCTACCGGCATCTCCAGCGCGTCGAGGTCGTCGACGACGCCGGAGAGTTCGACGAACAGGAGCCGAACATCCTTCGCGGGGTGATCGAAACGGAGGACGGCGAACTCGTTCCGACGAGCGAGTTCGATCACGACCTCACCGAGCGGTACCCCGGCAAGGAAATCGAGGTACACGACGTGCCCGACGCGTTCGTCTTCCACGTGGAGACGGACGGGTCGTTCAGCGTCGAGGAACTGGTCACGCGCGCCGTCGAGTCCATCGGCGACCGCGCGGCGGAACTGGAATCGAAAGTCGCAGTTTAA